One genomic segment of Gimesia chilikensis includes these proteins:
- a CDS encoding DUF1501 domain-containing protein, translating to MNHPSYSDQTQSPLPRRHFMGSLGSGLAGISLASLLQEEAQASGHHPPTGQPHFPPKAKSVIWLFMRGGVSHMESFDPKPMLTKYEGKSISETPWKDVQDPEKLKKVRVVVVNDANGQQRNKIYPLQVGHKKYGDSGIEVSDWFPHIGGCVDDISIVRSMWTTDDNHGAQVQFHSGRHMLDGRVPTIGAWVNYGLGTLNQNLPQFINMGPRFFDVRDGHYLGPAYDSVPLKVDPKNPLPYAKPELDLSHREQQIEFSLVNQLNQLSAEQYPNDTTLQARMKSYELAFRMQTAVPEVIRFDQETKETQDLYGLNNPETKPFGMQLLAARRFVEKGVRFIQIMHGPGAAGAWDSHSNLKKSHSKLAKQVDQPAAGLLKDLKRRGLLKDTIVVFATEFGRTPGSQGSNGRDHHPYGFSIWMAGGGLKGGVAHGATDELGFHAVEKPHYVTDVHATLMKQLGLNARLLEVPGHKRIEMDFGHPIDEIIA from the coding sequence ATGAATCATCCATCATATTCTGATCAGACACAAAGCCCGTTACCCCGCCGTCATTTTATGGGCAGCCTGGGGTCCGGACTGGCCGGGATCTCTCTGGCTTCTCTACTGCAGGAAGAAGCGCAGGCCTCCGGACATCATCCGCCGACCGGACAACCACACTTTCCTCCCAAAGCCAAAAGTGTGATCTGGCTGTTTATGCGGGGTGGCGTCAGTCATATGGAGAGCTTCGACCCCAAGCCGATGCTCACCAAATACGAAGGGAAATCGATCAGTGAGACTCCCTGGAAAGACGTGCAGGACCCGGAAAAGCTGAAAAAAGTCCGAGTGGTTGTGGTCAATGATGCAAATGGTCAGCAGCGTAATAAAATCTATCCGTTGCAGGTCGGTCATAAAAAGTATGGCGATAGCGGCATCGAAGTCAGCGACTGGTTCCCCCATATCGGCGGTTGTGTTGATGATATTTCCATCGTGCGTTCAATGTGGACGACCGATGACAACCACGGTGCCCAGGTGCAGTTCCATTCCGGCCGTCACATGCTCGACGGGCGTGTGCCTACAATTGGTGCCTGGGTCAATTATGGTCTCGGCACTCTGAACCAGAACCTCCCACAGTTTATCAACATGGGGCCGCGTTTCTTTGACGTTCGCGACGGTCATTACCTGGGCCCCGCCTATGATTCCGTTCCTCTGAAAGTCGACCCGAAAAATCCACTCCCTTATGCCAAGCCGGAACTGGATCTTTCTCATCGGGAACAGCAGATTGAGTTTTCTCTGGTCAACCAGTTGAATCAACTCAGTGCCGAACAGTATCCGAACGATACTACGCTACAGGCACGCATGAAATCCTACGAACTGGCGTTCCGCATGCAGACCGCAGTCCCAGAGGTGATTCGTTTCGATCAGGAAACCAAAGAGACCCAGGATCTCTATGGACTCAACAACCCGGAGACCAAACCATTTGGCATGCAACTCCTGGCAGCCCGTCGATTCGTCGAAAAGGGAGTCCGTTTCATTCAGATCATGCATGGGCCTGGTGCCGCCGGTGCCTGGGATTCACACTCTAACCTTAAGAAAAGCCACTCCAAACTGGCCAAACAGGTTGATCAACCTGCTGCTGGTCTGCTGAAAGACCTCAAACGCCGTGGGCTGCTCAAAGATACGATCGTCGTCTTCGCCACTGAATTCGGACGGACCCCCGGATCACAGGGAAGTAATGGCCGCGATCACCATCCGTACGGATTCTCAATCTGGATGGCCGGCGGTGGACTGAAAGGGGGCGTTGCACACGGGGCAACCGATGAACTCGGCTTCCACGCCGTGGAAAAACCGCATTATGTGACCGACGTGCATGCCACCTTGATGAAGCAGCTTGGCCTGAATGCCCGCCTGCTGGAAGTGCCCGGCCATAAGCGTATCGAAATGGATTTCGGTCACCCCATTGATGAAATCATCGCATAA
- a CDS encoding sialate O-acetylesterase has protein sequence MLRSVCLALTLFSSLLLLNIDRATAKTYRVYFLGGQSNMDGYGYVKDLPKDLSDQVSGVMIFHANPSPDAVPVDGRGIWAPLKPGHGAGFKSDGTSNTYSDRFGVELTFARKIKELAPDEPVALIKISRGGTSIAIDAAGKFGCWDPDFNSGSGAGQGINQYDHFLAGMRRALQTRDIDQDGEPDTLVPAGIVWMQGESDAAYTEEIAQQYEANLKRLMDLIRATLLTDDLPVVIGRISDSGDNPEGKVWKYGEIVRDAQASFVKKDGHAALVTSTDGYGYSDRWHYNSAGYLDLGSKFAQALWKAPQD, from the coding sequence ATGCTGCGTTCTGTCTGTCTCGCGCTGACACTGTTTTCATCCCTGCTGTTGCTGAATATCGATCGGGCAACTGCGAAAACCTACCGGGTGTATTTCCTGGGAGGCCAGTCGAACATGGATGGATATGGCTATGTCAAAGATCTGCCGAAAGACTTAAGTGACCAGGTCTCCGGAGTGATGATCTTTCACGCGAACCCATCACCAGATGCCGTCCCCGTCGATGGCCGCGGTATCTGGGCTCCTCTGAAACCCGGTCATGGAGCCGGTTTCAAGTCGGATGGAACTTCGAATACCTACTCCGATCGATTCGGTGTGGAGCTGACCTTCGCCCGCAAGATTAAGGAACTGGCCCCCGATGAACCGGTGGCGCTGATCAAGATCTCGCGTGGTGGCACATCAATCGCCATCGACGCCGCCGGCAAATTCGGTTGTTGGGATCCAGATTTCAACAGCGGAAGCGGTGCAGGTCAGGGAATCAACCAGTACGACCACTTTCTGGCAGGCATGAGACGGGCCTTACAGACACGAGATATTGATCAGGACGGAGAGCCGGATACGCTAGTGCCGGCTGGAATCGTCTGGATGCAGGGAGAAAGTGATGCTGCCTACACAGAGGAAATCGCCCAACAGTATGAAGCCAACCTCAAGCGACTGATGGACTTAATACGCGCAACACTACTGACAGATGACCTGCCCGTTGTGATTGGACGTATTTCTGATTCCGGAGATAATCCGGAGGGAAAGGTCTGGAAGTATGGTGAAATTGTACGCGATGCCCAGGCGTCGTTCGTCAAAAAAGACGGACATGCGGCCCTGGTAACCAGTACAGACGGATATGGTTATTCGGATCGTTGGCACTATAATTCAGCAGGTTATCTGGATTTAGGCAGTAAATTTGCCCAGGCCCTATGGAAAGCCCCCCAGGATTAG
- the trhP gene encoding prephenate-dependent tRNA uridine(34) hydroxylase TrhP codes for MSATKPELLSPAGTRKAMQYAYAFGADAVYAGQPRYSLRVRENEFNKLDVMADAVAEAHKLGKKFYIASNIAPHNLKVRSYLKNMEPVIDMQPDALIMSDPGLIMMVRERWPDVPIHLSVQANAVNYATVKFWQKFGLTRIILSRELSIKEVAEIQEECPDMELEVFVHGALCIAYSGRCLLSGYMNHRDSNQGNCTNACRWDYKVNEAVQTLEGDIVLKNPPPPREPQLPIVDQVFLLEEPQRPGEYMPAYEDEHGTYIMNSKDLRAVQHVKTFTDMGISSLKIEGRTKSFFYAARTAQVYRKAIDDAAAGVEFNYELMEMLDSLSNRGYTEGFFQRHASESMQNYEHGRSVASKQQFVGDIIDRDADGLIVDVKNKFGLNDELELMTPAGNTVFSLKSLLNQKSESVDVAPGSGHVVKIPFTENQLEESAGSMSDHDQQFALLMKSVGTPATASLT; via the coding sequence ATGTCTGCAACCAAACCTGAACTGCTTTCCCCAGCCGGAACCCGTAAAGCCATGCAGTACGCTTACGCCTTCGGGGCCGATGCCGTCTACGCGGGACAGCCCCGTTACAGTCTCCGTGTGCGGGAAAACGAATTCAATAAACTGGATGTCATGGCGGATGCGGTTGCCGAAGCACACAAGCTGGGTAAAAAATTCTACATCGCCAGCAACATCGCCCCGCACAATCTCAAGGTCCGCAGTTATCTCAAAAATATGGAACCGGTCATCGACATGCAGCCCGATGCGTTGATCATGTCGGATCCGGGACTGATCATGATGGTCCGCGAACGCTGGCCCGATGTGCCGATCCATCTTTCAGTGCAGGCCAATGCAGTCAACTATGCCACCGTCAAGTTCTGGCAGAAGTTTGGTCTGACCCGGATCATTCTGTCGCGAGAACTGTCCATCAAGGAAGTGGCAGAGATCCAGGAAGAATGCCCCGACATGGAGCTCGAAGTCTTCGTACACGGCGCACTGTGTATCGCCTATTCCGGACGCTGCCTGCTATCGGGGTATATGAATCATCGCGATTCCAACCAGGGGAACTGCACCAACGCCTGTCGCTGGGACTATAAAGTTAACGAAGCCGTACAGACACTGGAAGGGGACATCGTGCTGAAGAATCCCCCGCCCCCACGTGAACCACAGCTGCCGATCGTGGATCAGGTCTTCCTGCTCGAAGAACCCCAACGACCGGGAGAGTACATGCCCGCCTATGAAGACGAGCATGGCACCTACATCATGAACTCCAAAGATCTCCGCGCGGTACAGCATGTGAAGACCTTTACCGACATGGGCATCAGTTCGTTGAAAATTGAGGGACGAACCAAGTCCTTCTTTTATGCAGCCCGCACCGCACAGGTCTATCGTAAAGCCATCGACGATGCTGCAGCAGGGGTGGAGTTCAATTACGAACTGATGGAAATGCTCGACAGCCTGTCGAATCGTGGTTATACGGAAGGTTTCTTCCAGAGACATGCATCAGAGAGCATGCAGAATTACGAGCACGGTCGTTCGGTTGCCAGCAAGCAACAGTTTGTCGGCGATATCATCGACCGCGATGCAGACGGTCTGATTGTCGATGTCAAAAACAAGTTCGGGCTCAACGATGAACTCGAGCTGATGACTCCTGCAGGGAATACGGTCTTCTCATTGAAGTCGCTACTGAACCAGAAATCAGAATCTGTGGACGTGGCGCCGGGCAGTGGGCATGTAGTGAAGATTCCCTTCACAGAGAATCAGCTTGAAGAGAGTGCCGGATCGATGAGCGACCACGATCAACAGTTCGCACTGCTCATGAAATCGGTTGGGACGCCAGCGACGGCCTCACTCACCTAG
- a CDS encoding BON domain-containing protein, whose amino-acid sequence MLQTQICQGQVQTLSTSGGSQSSRGSTQSFGGSTSGLGGSSGTAQSPLNNLQTPLSSGMGTPQNLNSQNSFIGRSDAAQNAFIGRDNAQSATGGAPGQNRNFNRATGGGSQNSLNQRNAGQTGPKVPEFRPQLRVAFTAPAIPVSNVSTSIGNSFDQLRTRNDKLSGVQFQVNTDHSVTLRGEVDSAGTRKLVEFLAMLEPGVRKVNNELTVKGQK is encoded by the coding sequence ATGCTCCAGACACAAATCTGTCAGGGGCAGGTGCAGACACTTTCTACCAGTGGTGGCTCACAATCATCACGGGGGAGCACTCAATCTTTCGGGGGATCTACATCCGGTCTAGGAGGAAGTTCAGGGACAGCACAATCTCCCCTGAACAATCTGCAAACGCCGCTCTCATCTGGAATGGGAACGCCACAGAATCTGAATTCTCAGAACAGTTTCATTGGCCGCTCTGATGCCGCGCAGAATGCATTTATTGGTCGCGATAATGCCCAGTCAGCAACCGGCGGTGCTCCCGGACAAAACCGGAATTTCAATCGTGCGACGGGGGGAGGGTCGCAAAACAGCCTGAATCAGCGGAATGCAGGACAGACAGGCCCCAAGGTACCCGAATTCCGACCACAGTTAAGAGTTGCATTTACGGCACCGGCAATTCCCGTGAGTAACGTCTCCACATCAATCGGGAATTCCTTCGATCAACTGCGAACTCGAAATGACAAATTGAGTGGCGTGCAATTTCAGGTCAACACCGATCACAGTGTGACACTGCGTGGTGAGGTCGACTCAGCAGGAACTCGGAAACTGGTCGAATTCCTGGCGATGCTTGAGCCAGGGGTGCGCAAGGTCAATAACGAACTGACCGTCAAAGGTCAGAAGTAA
- a CDS encoding secretin N-terminal domain-containing protein, which translates to MTSKSVPVSELPAEGQDETQNSEDVANITLNHLQSTWDQVLRKVAEQSGLTLVMDVVPKGFFSRRDKRPHTLEETFQILNRELEPKGFRLLQKDKFIVVLDLRSTKARYIRPTIQSADNESEQPQQKPSEVERVAHQETAPTSVPAARHADIAASVEPPTFENSARQLQPGTAEPAKVLFSVHPRTVHSTDILRLFYHAFETQAELQGEGPRGLPGIVVFESRQQTLNHDQDGKSLDVISAQVDFRIGLDKQNNELVFEASRKKAAALKSTVLKLDRSANGYAESIQLVTGSPQIGRVAQTLHQQTQVASTAASTRNRPAKGYVDQLGSPREQRIDQLRERIDQMSFDEAQPQNPNAPQVPPQPAEKPENTAPKPSLPELLQDLSGNVNIESVPDLGVLILRGKDEDVNALMKIIKELEKLSEGTRPDIHLLNLRHVNSAALAELLNGVYEDLVKLRAIQGQEQKIKIIPLVKPNALLILAPETDMPSILKLADELDQPVDPMNEFGVFQLKSASASQVATTLREFYNERGGLGTRVVVSPNIRTNSIIVQAQPRDMQEVAALINKIDLDQSQAVSRVKIFPLKNAIAADLAETLNATLQSVLNPAAARTTTGLGANIGGAGGEAAQQLQEARSVVLEYLSKEGQQSRVLRSGLLADIRLIPDPRANTLVVTAPKDSLDLIGALIQQFDERVITVAELKVFTLKNADAESMVTLLQSTFSEENQQTDLGIQIAGVNDANSNLIPLKFSVDRRTNSVVAQGGADALQIVEAILLKLDGADSRKRETTVIQLKNTPVADVSQAINEFLETQRSLIAQDPDLISSFELLEREVIVVPEPINNNLIISATPRYFEQVSNLVKELDKEAPQVIIQALIVEVELDNDDEFGVELGIQDSLLFNRSLIDNVLTVQQTVTGQNNVTQTNQTIVSQEATPGFIFNSVNPLGTNNTNNTGNTAGQALSNFSLQRGNSDLGFGGLVLSASSESVSILIRALAAKRNVHILSRPQIRTVDNVTAQIQVGQIVPVVNGVSVTAVGSANPVIVQSEAGIILTVTPRISPDGNIVMETLAEKSDFNGSSVPIFTDATTGNVVESPIKNITSVQTTVSVPNGQTVVLGGMITESDTTIERKVPWLGDIPVLGIPFRYDYLSTRRKELLVFLTPRIIRNDADSEFIKQVEAERIHLQVEKAEDMHGPIFAVPPGEPEFMPDGPGMLEEIPTTVMPQSNLNPMPETPPAPALGGEIQQMNYETKSKPAIPTKPAPKTRFKKPKFPYWKRD; encoded by the coding sequence GTGACCTCAAAGAGTGTTCCCGTATCCGAACTGCCCGCAGAGGGACAGGATGAAACACAAAACAGCGAAGATGTTGCCAATATCACCCTGAACCATTTGCAGTCCACCTGGGATCAGGTGCTTCGTAAAGTCGCAGAACAAAGCGGACTGACGCTTGTGATGGATGTTGTTCCCAAAGGATTCTTCTCCCGCAGAGACAAACGGCCTCATACCCTCGAAGAAACGTTTCAGATTTTGAACCGGGAGCTGGAACCCAAAGGTTTCCGTCTGTTACAGAAAGATAAATTTATTGTCGTCCTGGATCTCCGATCGACCAAGGCGCGATATATCCGTCCGACAATTCAGTCAGCAGACAATGAATCAGAGCAGCCTCAGCAGAAGCCGTCAGAAGTCGAGCGTGTAGCACATCAGGAAACTGCACCAACCTCGGTTCCAGCAGCCAGACACGCTGATATCGCCGCTTCAGTAGAACCACCGACATTTGAGAACAGTGCCCGTCAGTTACAACCGGGCACAGCTGAACCTGCAAAAGTTCTTTTCAGTGTCCATCCCCGCACCGTTCATAGCACCGATATTCTCAGACTGTTCTATCATGCATTTGAAACACAGGCAGAACTGCAGGGGGAAGGCCCCCGGGGGTTGCCTGGTATTGTGGTATTTGAATCACGCCAGCAGACACTGAATCATGATCAGGACGGCAAAAGCCTGGATGTGATCTCAGCTCAGGTCGATTTTCGTATTGGTCTGGACAAACAGAATAATGAACTGGTTTTCGAGGCATCGCGGAAGAAAGCTGCAGCCCTCAAATCAACCGTTCTGAAGCTGGACCGATCTGCCAATGGTTATGCAGAGTCGATTCAGCTCGTAACAGGTTCGCCACAAATTGGTCGAGTTGCACAGACACTGCATCAGCAGACACAGGTTGCCTCCACTGCGGCCTCTACCCGAAACAGGCCGGCAAAAGGCTATGTAGATCAGCTGGGTTCGCCTCGTGAGCAGCGGATTGACCAGCTGCGGGAACGTATCGACCAAATGTCGTTTGATGAAGCTCAACCACAAAACCCGAACGCTCCACAGGTACCACCTCAACCGGCTGAAAAACCGGAGAACACGGCCCCAAAGCCATCGTTACCTGAACTGTTACAGGACCTGAGTGGTAACGTCAACATTGAGTCGGTTCCGGATCTGGGAGTCCTGATTCTGCGCGGAAAAGATGAAGATGTAAACGCGCTGATGAAGATCATCAAGGAACTGGAAAAACTCAGTGAAGGAACACGTCCTGATATTCATCTGTTAAACCTGCGGCACGTGAACTCCGCTGCTCTGGCAGAACTGTTGAATGGTGTTTACGAAGACCTCGTCAAGCTGCGGGCAATCCAGGGGCAGGAACAGAAGATTAAAATCATTCCCCTGGTAAAACCGAATGCCCTGCTGATTCTGGCTCCGGAAACCGACATGCCCTCGATTCTGAAACTGGCTGATGAACTCGATCAGCCTGTAGATCCGATGAATGAGTTTGGAGTATTTCAGCTGAAGAGCGCCAGCGCCAGTCAGGTTGCGACAACTCTGCGTGAGTTTTACAACGAGCGTGGCGGACTGGGGACGCGGGTTGTGGTCTCGCCAAATATTCGCACGAATTCGATCATCGTGCAGGCACAGCCTCGCGACATGCAGGAAGTGGCTGCTTTAATCAATAAGATTGACCTGGATCAGTCGCAGGCGGTGAGCCGTGTTAAGATCTTCCCACTCAAGAATGCCATTGCCGCCGACCTGGCGGAAACATTGAATGCTACTCTGCAGAGCGTATTAAATCCGGCAGCCGCCCGGACCACGACCGGTCTCGGAGCCAACATCGGTGGCGCAGGCGGGGAAGCCGCACAGCAGTTGCAGGAAGCCCGCTCTGTGGTACTCGAATATCTCTCAAAAGAAGGACAGCAGAGTCGGGTACTCAGATCCGGCCTTCTGGCTGACATTCGCCTGATTCCTGATCCTCGGGCCAATACACTGGTTGTAACAGCCCCTAAGGATAGCCTGGACCTGATCGGCGCTCTGATTCAACAGTTTGACGAACGCGTCATCACGGTTGCAGAGCTTAAAGTCTTTACTCTGAAAAATGCTGATGCTGAGTCAATGGTCACATTGTTACAGTCAACATTCTCAGAGGAAAACCAGCAGACCGATCTGGGAATTCAGATCGCAGGCGTAAATGATGCGAACAGCAACCTGATTCCACTCAAGTTTTCAGTCGATCGCCGTACGAACTCTGTTGTTGCCCAAGGGGGCGCCGATGCTCTGCAGATCGTGGAAGCGATTCTGCTCAAGCTGGATGGTGCCGACAGCCGCAAGCGGGAAACAACCGTTATTCAGTTGAAGAATACACCGGTGGCCGATGTGTCTCAGGCAATCAATGAATTTCTGGAAACGCAGCGATCACTGATCGCTCAGGACCCGGATCTGATCAGTAGTTTCGAACTGCTCGAACGCGAAGTAATCGTGGTTCCGGAACCGATCAACAATAATCTGATCATCAGTGCGACTCCCCGTTATTTCGAACAGGTTTCCAACCTGGTCAAAGAGCTGGATAAAGAAGCACCTCAGGTGATTATCCAGGCTCTGATTGTTGAAGTGGAACTGGATAACGACGATGAGTTTGGTGTGGAACTGGGTATCCAGGACTCCCTGCTCTTTAACCGCAGTCTGATTGATAATGTTCTGACGGTACAGCAGACCGTAACCGGTCAGAATAACGTGACTCAGACCAATCAGACGATCGTGTCTCAGGAAGCAACACCAGGTTTCATCTTCAATTCTGTGAATCCTCTGGGGACCAATAACACGAATAATACCGGGAATACTGCAGGTCAGGCACTGAGTAACTTCTCGCTGCAGAGAGGCAACAGTGATCTTGGTTTCGGGGGACTGGTACTTTCTGCCAGTTCGGAATCAGTGAGTATCCTGATTCGGGCCCTCGCCGCTAAGCGAAACGTGCACATTCTGAGTCGTCCACAGATTCGTACCGTGGATAATGTGACAGCTCAAATTCAGGTCGGTCAGATCGTGCCCGTGGTCAACGGGGTTTCTGTCACCGCAGTCGGTTCAGCGAATCCTGTTATCGTGCAGTCGGAAGCAGGGATTATCCTGACGGTCACTCCCCGAATCAGTCCGGACGGTAACATCGTCATGGAAACCCTGGCAGAGAAAAGTGACTTTAATGGATCGAGTGTTCCCATCTTTACCGATGCCACGACCGGAAACGTTGTGGAATCTCCCATCAAGAATATTACCTCCGTGCAGACAACCGTCAGTGTGCCTAACGGACAGACCGTTGTTCTGGGGGGCATGATTACGGAATCTGATACCACGATCGAACGTAAGGTTCCCTGGCTGGGTGACATCCCCGTTCTGGGCATCCCCTTCCGTTACGATTATCTCTCTACACGTCGTAAAGAACTGCTCGTGTTCCTCACGCCGAGAATTATCCGCAACGATGCAGATTCTGAATTCATCAAGCAGGTGGAAGCCGAACGAATTCATCTACAGGTGGAAAAAGCAGAAGATATGCACGGTCCCATCTTCGCAGTGCCTCCGGGAGAACCGGAATTCATGCCCGATGGCCCTGGTATGCTGGAAGAGATTCCCACGACTGTGATGCCACAATCGAATCTGAATCCAATGCCCGAAACTCCGCCGGCACCTGCTCTGGGGGGAGAAATTCAGCAGATGAATTATGAGACGAAATCAAAACCTGCGATCCCCACTAAACCTGCTCCGAAAACACGATTCAAGAAACCGAAATTCCCTTACTGGAAGCGAGACTAA
- a CDS encoding cadherin repeat domain-containing protein has translation MQKREKILAAIFGTVILVWLGMPVINSTFIEPVQTRQNQLKALNQQIDQKEHKELELLRSARQLGDWVAHSLPPDEHDAQRLYLEWLSDLAELSGITNLKLSPGRRIREGKTYIAIQVSLEGTATYSQLTQFLLHFYQTDLRQNIINLELDSTGTAKADQLEVKLTAEGLALSKAKPREQLFPRTRLSESLNFDATSLKLNGAGEFPNETPFRVRINQEFLTVNAIKGDTWTVTRGASQTVPARYDAGTPVELAPMNQTAEGSTKLQQPLTQDAQLLKVLSDRYFPSGESFLIKIDNEILNVSNRNTTEWTVQRGLLDTRPATHNKGAAVTQVPEYLQALYDYQQVAENSPFAKPVPDKVYQLELRDIGKQTLIRGNSLDLSLPLAGINPSQSAPKISVKSDLPGIVAQAGKLQWAPATEQKTGTFPVTITATQGDQKVERMFEIEFLEKNTAPQLETVSNVTAYQTRPLTLQVKATDSDQPAQKLTFELESGAPEGMQINAQTGELTWTPSVATEMKEYPVTIKVTDSGIPSASSTQKLTVNVTLDDAFFTFLTGSIELDGRRIAWIRNRATNEKREVKEGDSIDVADLHAVVKTITDQHIILEIDGKPWMLSLGENFRSLRNLASVPVLN, from the coding sequence ATGCAGAAACGAGAAAAAATACTGGCTGCGATTTTTGGGACCGTCATTCTGGTCTGGCTCGGGATGCCTGTGATTAACAGCACCTTTATCGAACCGGTTCAGACACGGCAGAATCAGCTGAAGGCATTGAATCAACAGATCGATCAGAAGGAACACAAGGAACTGGAACTGCTCCGCTCTGCCCGACAACTCGGTGACTGGGTGGCGCATAGTCTCCCGCCTGACGAGCATGACGCGCAGCGTCTTTACCTCGAATGGTTGAGCGATTTAGCGGAGCTCTCGGGCATTACCAATCTCAAGCTCTCACCCGGGCGGCGGATTCGGGAAGGAAAGACCTATATTGCTATTCAGGTCTCGCTGGAAGGGACAGCAACTTACTCTCAGCTCACACAGTTTCTGCTGCACTTCTACCAGACCGATTTACGTCAGAACATCATCAATCTGGAACTGGACAGCACCGGGACTGCAAAAGCGGATCAACTCGAAGTGAAGTTAACTGCGGAAGGACTGGCACTGAGTAAAGCCAAGCCGCGCGAACAGCTGTTTCCACGTACCAGGTTGTCCGAGAGTCTGAATTTTGATGCAACCAGTCTGAAACTGAACGGAGCTGGGGAGTTCCCGAACGAAACGCCGTTCCGCGTGCGGATTAATCAGGAATTCCTGACAGTGAATGCGATTAAAGGTGATACCTGGACAGTTACCCGTGGTGCCAGCCAAACGGTGCCGGCACGTTACGATGCGGGGACTCCGGTCGAACTGGCTCCCATGAATCAGACGGCAGAAGGAAGTACGAAGCTGCAGCAGCCTCTGACCCAGGATGCTCAGCTTCTCAAGGTTCTGTCGGATCGCTATTTCCCTTCTGGCGAGAGCTTCCTGATCAAAATTGATAACGAAATTCTGAATGTGAGCAATCGGAACACAACTGAGTGGACTGTCCAGCGTGGTCTGCTTGATACCAGACCAGCCACGCACAACAAAGGAGCGGCTGTAACTCAGGTACCAGAATACCTGCAGGCTTTGTATGACTATCAGCAGGTCGCTGAAAACAGTCCCTTCGCCAAGCCTGTCCCTGACAAGGTTTATCAACTGGAACTTCGCGACATTGGGAAACAGACTCTGATCAGAGGTAACAGCCTGGATCTGTCCCTGCCCCTTGCAGGGATCAATCCTTCACAGTCAGCACCGAAGATTTCTGTCAAATCAGATTTACCTGGGATTGTGGCCCAGGCTGGAAAACTGCAATGGGCACCGGCAACTGAACAGAAGACTGGAACATTTCCCGTGACAATCACTGCCACCCAAGGCGATCAGAAAGTTGAGAGAATGTTCGAGATCGAGTTTCTGGAAAAAAATACCGCCCCTCAACTGGAAACGGTATCTAATGTGACGGCATACCAGACGCGCCCCTTAACGCTCCAGGTAAAAGCAACCGACTCGGATCAACCCGCTCAGAAGTTGACATTCGAATTAGAGTCTGGTGCCCCTGAGGGTATGCAGATCAACGCTCAGACAGGTGAGTTGACCTGGACGCCATCCGTTGCGACAGAAATGAAAGAATACCCCGTAACAATCAAAGTGACTGATTCCGGGATACCGTCTGCGTCCAGCACACAGAAGCTGACAGTCAATGTCACGTTGGATGATGCATTTTTTACATTTTTAACTGGCAGTATCGAACTGGACGGCCGTCGAATCGCCTGGATCCGCAATCGCGCTACCAATGAAAAACGGGAAGTCAAAGAGGGGGATTCAATCGATGTCGCAGATTTGCATGCGGTTGTGAAAACGATCACCGATCAACACATCATTCTGGAAATAGACGGAAAGCCCTGGATGCTCTCTTTGGGAGAAAATTTCAGATCTCTGCGAAACCTGGCCTCGGTTCCCGTGTTAAATTAG